AATATATTGGAAAAAGTTAATATAAGATTTTGTACTGAATTAGGGCAATGTGTTTGTTCTTACCAGATGTGCGTGTTCCaggttaacgtctttttcaagaatttttcagtcatataaacaacagtgtctacttatagcagtgagcacaatgccctgTTTATAGTGCCGCCTCACTGtgatatcacgccatagacacatgacatgatatcCCACTGTTACCAGATATCTTACATATCTGAGATACCTCTAACAGTTCACAGGCAGAAGAAAAAGTCCATAATATTAACGGATGACAAAAAACATCTCTTATTTCCTTTATATGCTCTAAATCAGGTCCTATAATTACCTTATAACCAAAAGAATCAAAGTACATTTAAACATAgtattaaaacatgaaaataataaaggGACAATATACGACAGAAGAGAACGTTTGAGTTGTTATATACATGTGTGAGTAGATATTGAAGAAAGATAGATAAGACAGGAACAGAAATGAAGAATGAGAAAAGGAAGAAATGAGACAGAGTtgatgaaaaatgaataaaattcattctgataacacatttaatttttttttaatgaacaacattatttgaaaacaaattcaaAAGTCTTTGCATGCTTTGAAATAACTAACTAACTGTTCATCTTCTCACTTTTAGATGAGATAACTCTTTGACTTAGTCATAAAAACGTACTTAAAAGAAGTTATGTTTCCACAAGGTTTGGCAACAGAGATAAGGAACAGGAATTGAATATCCGGTTTTCCATTCAATGTCACAGTTAACTGTATATTCTGTTCACTGTATGGCATGACTAACATTGTCAAATAAATTAGTTTTATGATCAGCAACATTTGGTGTACTTTCATATGTGCATATTGTAACTTCATGTCTGTGtgcctgaaaaataaaataaacatacttAGTTTGGTTTTACACTATCAGTAAACACTTAACATAACTTGTAAACActatgttatttttcaatttatcttaaaCTGAACATTTTTAATCCTGTAAGCATGTATATACAACTTACGTTCTGAAATGTAACATTAAGAGTTCCTAGATGGCTTAACCACATTAGCTGTCACTACTATGTGAATGACAACCAGTAAACATGGAACCTGCAACCTTAGGAGGTATGCCTGAGGTGGGTTCCAGTCCATGCTGTCCTGGTTATGAACAGGCACCTTAACCACTCCACCACCAGTCCAATAATGCCTGTAGTTTGAATAAATCATGCAGAATATTGGAAAATCCAAGAGACTTAAGCATTaagtaatttttttcttattttttttttccaaacagcAATTTTGCAGACTTTTCTTCTGACTGTGAACTTGTATTAAAACAGGTAATTACGGTTAATACTAAATATACTACAGTACCTGTGTAAAATCTCCTTTCAGACCAATATAGTAAACCTTAGATGTTTCACCACCAAAATTAGAGGGAAAATGTAGGGATATACATTCACATTGATTGAACCGTGTCACCCTGAAATAAGCAAAAATACAGTGATACACCGCTTACTTGAGCTCTGACAGTCTGAGTACTACGGGTGATTCAACATGTAGTTCTCTACTGTTTCACTTATGTTTACTATGTTTGAAACCTCGTGTAAGTCGAGCATTTTGTTAATTCTCTTGCAACTCTGATCACTCCATGTTTTACTGCAGTATACATTTATACAGTTGTACCTGCTTCAGCaacacctgtattaagcagccactagCCATAAGCAGCAAGTCATCTTACTTCCCTAATTGgcattttattcatatttctaGCAGGCACCTGCCATTAGAAAAAACACTATGTCACACCCTTGACTGTcggcttaatacaggtttgactagAAACATTTACTGATAAATCATTAAAAACAGATGGGCTTTCTCTGGTTTAATGCCTTTAGCTTccatatttaaatcaaattttggaAATGGTAGATTAATCTTAGCAGAAGATTACTCATTAAATGTTGCTATTTTTTTAGCTGACAAATGAAccagttttgttgttttaacaCAACTGCTGAAGatgaaattggcagttactttctGAGAACTGGTTAGTACCAGTACAGAAtcaaatccaggaacactggttaggttaactgcctgcctttacataactgaaatactgttgaaaaatgatgcTTTAACCCAAAATATGCAAGCCTGTATTTAGAGATCACCTGTCATCAAAGTTGTCCCAATAGTGGTCTATACAGCCTGGTTTGACAGTTTTGTTTAACAAAAGCAGTGAAGAAAGCATTGTTTAAGTAGTAACACAAGCACACATACTTTGTTGCATATTCTATCTCTCCATTATGATCTGGTGCCAGCTCAAATTCTTGGTCTGGTTTACTTGCAGTATCATCAAATGTCATATTAGGACGATTTTTAAATCTGAAATAGTCATAAATCATACCGACTGAACAGAAATGAATTACACTGACTGAAATAAAGTTCAATCTAATTTTGAGTGCACAACAGATAAAGAATTCAAATTATTAGATTTGAGGGCCACTTGTCTGCAATCTTGACCTTGCAGATACAGACCTG
The sequence above is a segment of the Mercenaria mercenaria strain notata chromosome 3, MADL_Memer_1, whole genome shotgun sequence genome. Coding sequences within it:
- the LOC123524700 gene encoding PITH domain-containing protein CG6153-like, giving the protein MSGHGHSHGGCEGHDHDHVTDEDRAAAYSLYLKIDTERVQCLNEAEDGSGKFVFKPWDQRMDKEKFVESDCDEELLFNIPFTGSVKLKGIIIIGGEEDTHPNKMRLFKNRPNMTFDDTASKPDQEFELAPDHNGEIEYATKVTRFNQCECISLHFPSNFGGETSKVYYIGLKGDFTQAHRHEVTICTYESTPNVADHKTNLFDNVSHAIQ